One window of Erwinia aphidicola genomic DNA carries:
- the ackA gene encoding acetate kinase: MSSKLVLVLNCGSSSLKFAIIDPANGDEYLSGLAECFHLPEARIKWKLEGAKQEAALGAGAAHSEALNFMVKTILAQKPELSAQIVAIGHRIVHGGEKLTQSVVIDESVIQGIKDASSFAPLHNPAHLIGIDEALKNFPHLSDKNVAVFDTAFHQTMPEESYLYALPYKLYKEHGVRRYGAHGTSHFYVTQEAAKVLNKPVSELNIITCHLGNGGSVSAIRNGECVDTSMGLTPLEGLVMGTRSGDIDPAIIFFLHDTLGMNVDAINKMLTKESGLLGLTEVTSDCRYVEDNYDTKADAKRAMDVYCHRLAKYIGSYAALMDGRLDAVIFTGGIGENAAMVRELSLAKLGLLGFEVDHERNLAARFGKAGFINKEGTRPALVIPTNEELVIAQDADRLTA; the protein is encoded by the coding sequence ATGTCGAGTAAGTTAGTACTGGTTCTGAACTGCGGTAGTTCTTCCCTGAAGTTTGCCATTATCGATCCGGCAAACGGCGACGAATACCTGTCAGGTTTAGCTGAATGTTTCCACCTGCCGGAAGCCCGCATTAAGTGGAAACTGGAAGGCGCTAAACAAGAAGCGGCTCTGGGTGCAGGCGCAGCGCACAGCGAAGCACTGAACTTCATGGTTAAAACTATTCTGGCACAAAAACCAGAACTGTCGGCACAAATCGTTGCTATCGGTCATCGCATCGTTCACGGTGGCGAAAAGTTAACGCAGTCCGTCGTGATTGACGAATCCGTCATCCAGGGTATCAAAGACGCCTCTTCATTTGCACCGCTGCACAACCCGGCGCACCTGATCGGCATTGACGAAGCGCTGAAAAACTTCCCGCACCTGTCAGATAAAAATGTGGCTGTTTTCGACACCGCATTCCATCAGACTATGCCGGAAGAGTCTTATCTCTACGCCCTGCCGTACAAATTGTACAAAGAGCACGGCGTACGCCGCTATGGCGCGCACGGTACCAGCCACTTCTACGTGACGCAGGAAGCCGCCAAAGTGCTGAACAAGCCGGTGTCCGAGCTGAACATCATCACCTGTCACCTGGGTAACGGTGGTTCGGTTTCCGCTATCCGTAACGGCGAGTGCGTTGACACCTCGATGGGTCTGACCCCGCTGGAAGGCCTGGTGATGGGGACCCGCAGCGGTGATATCGACCCGGCGATTATCTTCTTCCTGCACGATACGCTCGGCATGAACGTGGATGCGATCAACAAGATGCTGACCAAAGAGTCTGGCCTGCTGGGCCTGACCGAAGTCACCAGCGACTGCCGCTATGTGGAAGATAACTACGATACCAAAGCCGATGCCAAACGTGCGATGGACGTTTACTGCCACCGCCTGGCGAAATATATCGGCTCTTATGCCGCGCTGATGGATGGCCGTCTGGACGCGGTGATCTTCACCGGCGGGATTGGTGAGAATGCCGCGATGGTGCGCGAGCTGTCGCTGGCGAAGCTCGGCCTGCTGGGCTTCGAAGTGGACCACGAACGCAACCTGGCCGCGCGCTTCGGCAAAGCCGGCTTCATCAACAAAGAGGGCACCCGCCCGGCGCTGGTTATCCCAACCAACGAAGAGTTGGTCATCGCGCAGGACGCAGACCGTCTCACCGCATAA
- the yfbV gene encoding terminus macrodomain insulation protein YfbV, producing the protein MANESGSVGWFKLFQHGQHYMKTWPVDKRLAPMFPENRVTRATRFAIRIMPPVAVFSLTWQIALGGQLGPAVATALFACSLPMQGLWWLGKRSVTPLPPSLLGWFHDVREKLQAAGQAIAPVEGKPTYQSLADVLKRAFKQLDKTFLDDL; encoded by the coding sequence ATGGCGAATGAATCCGGCAGTGTCGGTTGGTTTAAGCTGTTCCAGCATGGTCAGCACTACATGAAGACATGGCCTGTCGATAAACGCCTTGCGCCTATGTTTCCAGAAAATCGCGTCACGCGCGCGACACGGTTTGCCATCCGCATTATGCCGCCCGTGGCTGTTTTCAGCCTCACCTGGCAGATCGCCCTTGGCGGGCAGCTGGGCCCGGCCGTCGCCACCGCGCTGTTCGCCTGCAGCCTGCCGATGCAGGGTCTGTGGTGGCTGGGCAAGCGCTCGGTAACGCCATTGCCGCCTTCTTTATTGGGCTGGTTCCACGACGTGCGTGAAAAGTTGCAGGCCGCAGGCCAGGCCATTGCCCCGGTGGAAGGCAAGCCAACCTATCAGTCACTGGCTGACGTGCTGAAGCGCGCCTTCAAGCAGCTGGATAAAACCTTCCTCGACGACCTTTAA
- a CDS encoding T6SS immunity protein Tli4 family protein: protein MKIFHYSVALSLAFIMFIVQAKAVTSPMKESSVINTLFAETKPQCIGRYIIDVPQSFNNQLHDMIFIDDFKISSKWVYPPAFQQRIRLREQELRDAINKPGNKAKDAPYLKEVITLPDGRGMIYDHNESVTPDIYRQLEAHVYVNHVAFVITTDIQDFSGEKNKQEKIEYLADGFTEADANTKPAKLAALQSLISRLSGRKDEEIPREKGVCIPNGFIRDDGAKHIEKITFRYVNDDFVFGAEMDNTIEGSDDTLFNRSAEINEALKTSNKYSMKKMTLAPGGIPSETWLFGGNQTITNPVTHEDENNTYYDFLLYANERDATPEKPNLIVGLSSEYLKTRYSEAQMIEIWDRLVNSLRYK, encoded by the coding sequence ATGAAAATTTTCCATTACAGCGTTGCGCTGTCGCTGGCCTTCATCATGTTTATTGTCCAGGCTAAAGCTGTCACGTCACCGATGAAGGAGAGTTCTGTGATCAACACCCTGTTTGCCGAGACCAAACCGCAGTGCATCGGGCGCTATATCATTGATGTGCCGCAGTCATTTAACAACCAGCTGCACGATATGATTTTTATCGATGACTTTAAAATCAGCAGCAAGTGGGTCTACCCGCCAGCCTTTCAGCAGCGGATAAGGCTGAGAGAGCAGGAACTGCGTGACGCGATTAATAAACCTGGAAATAAAGCCAAAGATGCCCCCTATCTGAAGGAAGTCATTACCTTACCTGATGGTCGTGGCATGATTTATGATCATAACGAGTCGGTTACGCCAGATATTTACCGCCAGCTTGAGGCCCATGTGTATGTCAATCATGTGGCCTTTGTCATTACTACGGATATTCAGGATTTCTCTGGTGAGAAAAATAAGCAAGAGAAAATTGAATATTTAGCTGATGGTTTTACTGAAGCAGATGCAAACACCAAACCCGCCAAGCTGGCCGCACTGCAATCGTTGATTTCGCGCTTAAGTGGCCGAAAGGATGAAGAAATCCCGAGGGAAAAAGGGGTGTGTATACCAAACGGATTTATCAGGGATGATGGCGCTAAACACATTGAAAAAATCACCTTCCGATATGTCAATGATGATTTTGTTTTTGGTGCTGAAATGGACAATACGATAGAGGGTTCAGATGACACTCTGTTTAATCGTAGTGCGGAAATTAATGAAGCGCTGAAAACATCCAATAAATACAGCATGAAGAAAATGACCCTTGCGCCTGGGGGCATTCCCAGTGAGACTTGGCTGTTCGGTGGAAATCAGACTATTACAAATCCGGTGACGCATGAAGATGAAAATAATACTTATTATGACTTTCTTCTTTATGCCAATGAGCGCGATGCCACGCCTGAAAAACCCAATCTTATTGTTGGCCTCAGCAGTGAGTATCTAAAAACGCGCTACAGCGAAGCGCAGATGATTGAAATCTGGGACCGACTGGTCAATTCACTGCGCTACAAATAA
- a CDS encoding sugar phosphatase — translation MKCKGFLFDLDGTLVDSLAVVERAWKNWGKRHGIAPEEVLGFIHGKQAITSLRHFMSGASAEEIQQEFIALEKLEAEDIDGIVALPGAVALLSQLDELEIPWAIVTSGSIPVASARHAAAGLPAPAAFVTAERVERGKPEPDAYLLGAQLLDLEPEECVVVEDAAAGILSGLASGSHVIAVNAPADSPRLEDVDMVLSSLEELIINKNPDGSVNVHRKH, via the coding sequence GTGAAGTGTAAAGGTTTTCTGTTTGATCTGGATGGCACGTTAGTTGACTCCCTTGCGGTAGTTGAACGTGCCTGGAAAAACTGGGGTAAGCGCCACGGGATCGCTCCTGAAGAGGTGCTGGGCTTCATCCACGGTAAGCAGGCAATTACCTCACTGCGCCACTTTATGAGCGGGGCTTCAGCGGAGGAGATTCAGCAGGAATTTATCGCGCTGGAAAAGCTGGAAGCTGAAGATATTGACGGCATTGTTGCCCTGCCCGGTGCCGTTGCGCTGTTAAGCCAGCTGGACGAGCTGGAGATCCCCTGGGCGATCGTCACTTCAGGTTCCATACCCGTTGCCAGCGCGCGCCATGCGGCGGCAGGTTTACCCGCCCCGGCAGCATTTGTCACCGCCGAGCGCGTTGAGCGCGGCAAGCCAGAGCCGGATGCCTATCTGCTTGGCGCCCAGCTGCTCGACCTGGAACCGGAGGAGTGCGTGGTGGTGGAAGATGCCGCTGCCGGGATCCTCTCCGGTCTGGCTTCCGGCAGCCATGTGATCGCGGTTAACGCGCCGGCAGATTCACCGCGGCTGGAAGATGTCGATATGGTGCTCAGCTCGCTGGAAGAGTTGATCATCAACAAGAATCCTGACGGCAGCGTCAACGTCCATCGCAAACACTAA
- a CDS encoding T6SS immunity protein Tli4 family protein: protein MKSVQKFTMLALLASSMLLATPTVAATQPPITQKESAVINTLFAETKPQCIGRYIIDVPQSFNNQLHDMIFIDDFKISSKWIYPPAFQQRIRLREQELRDAINKPGNKAKDAPYLKEVITLPDGRGVIYDHNESVTPDIYRQLEAHVYVNHVAFVITTDIQDFSGEKNKQEKIEYLADGFTEADANTKPAKLAALQSLISRLSGRKDEEIPRGKGVCIPNGFIRDDGAKHMEKVTFSYENDDFILGVYENNKFMGSDDTLFNRSAQINEALKTSNKYSIKKEARTINGIPTEMWLFGGTQDLRNEQTNEDEKITVYDFDLYANERDATPEKPNFYIGLSSEYKKMRYSEAQMIEIWDRLVNSLRYK from the coding sequence ATGAAATCTGTCCAGAAATTTACTATGTTAGCGCTGCTGGCCAGCAGCATGCTGCTGGCTACCCCGACCGTGGCCGCCACACAACCGCCTATCACGCAGAAGGAGAGTGCTGTGATCAACACCCTGTTTGCCGAGACCAAACCGCAGTGCATCGGGCGCTATATCATTGATGTGCCGCAGTCATTTAACAACCAGCTGCACGATATGATTTTTATCGATGACTTTAAAATCAGCAGCAAGTGGATCTACCCGCCGGCCTTTCAGCAGCGGATAAGGCTGAGGGAGCAGGAACTGCGTGACGCGATTAATAAACCTGGAAATAAAGCCAAAGATGCCCCCTATCTGAAGGAAGTCATTACCTTACCTGATGGTCGTGGCGTGATTTATGATCATAACGAGTCGGTTACGCCAGATATTTACCGCCAGCTTGAGGCCCATGTGTATGTCAATCATGTGGCCTTTGTCATTACTACGGATATTCAGGATTTCTCTGGTGAGAAAAATAAGCAAGAGAAAATTGAATATTTAGCTGATGGTTTTACTGAAGCAGATGCAAACACCAAACCCGCCAAGCTGGCCGCACTGCAATCGTTGATTTCGCGCTTAAGTGGCCGAAAGGATGAAGAAATCCCGAGGGGGAAAGGGGTATGTATTCCGAACGGGTTTATCAGGGATGATGGCGCTAAGCACATGGAAAAAGTGACATTTAGCTATGAAAATGATGATTTTATTTTGGGTGTATATGAAAATAACAAGTTTATGGGTTCGGATGACACTCTGTTTAATCGCAGTGCGCAAATAAACGAAGCGCTGAAAACCTCCAATAAGTACAGCATTAAAAAAGAGGCGCGGACCATTAACGGTATCCCCACTGAAATGTGGTTGTTTGGTGGTACACAAGATCTCAGAAATGAGCAGACGAACGAGGATGAAAAGATCACCGTCTACGACTTTGACCTGTATGCCAACGAACGGGATGCCACGCCTGAAAAACCCAACTTTTATATTGGTCTCAGCAGTGAGTACAAAAAAATGCGCTACAGCGAAGCGCAGATGATTGAAATCTGGGACCGGCTGGTCAATTCACTGCGCTACAAATAA
- the yfbR gene encoding 5'-deoxynucleotidase has protein sequence MTQSHFFAHLSRLKLINRWPLMRNVRTENVSEHSLQVAMVAHALAVIKNKKFNGNLNAERIAMMAMYHDASEVLTGDLPTPVKYYNAQIAHEYKKIEKIAQRKLIEMLPEELRSAYAPLIDEHQHSEAETAVVKQADALCAYLKCLEELSAGNNEFLLAKARLEKTLAQRHSPEMDYFVEVFVPSFSLSLDEISQDSL, from the coding sequence ATGACCCAAAGCCACTTCTTCGCCCACCTCTCCCGCCTGAAGTTAATCAACCGCTGGCCGCTGATGCGCAACGTGCGCACGGAGAACGTTTCCGAACACAGCCTGCAGGTAGCGATGGTTGCCCATGCGCTGGCGGTCATCAAGAACAAAAAGTTTAATGGCAATCTCAATGCTGAACGCATCGCCATGATGGCGATGTATCACGATGCCAGTGAAGTCCTGACCGGCGATCTCCCCACCCCGGTGAAGTATTACAATGCGCAGATCGCCCACGAATATAAGAAAATCGAAAAGATAGCCCAGCGTAAGCTGATTGAGATGCTGCCGGAGGAGCTGCGCTCCGCCTATGCTCCACTGATTGACGAGCATCAGCACAGCGAAGCGGAAACGGCGGTGGTGAAGCAGGCCGACGCGCTCTGTGCCTATCTGAAGTGTCTCGAAGAGCTGTCGGCGGGCAATAATGAGTTTCTGCTGGCCAAAGCTCGCCTGGAAAAGACGCTGGCACAGCGCCACAGTCCGGAGATGGACTACTTTGTAGAGGTATTTGTTCCGAGCTTTAGCCTGTCGCTGGATGAGATCAGTCAGGATTCGCTGTAA
- a CDS encoding lipase family alpha/beta hydrolase, whose protein sequence is MTEETQQGNGDGQHVTYILPEWDQHGLVNWHGIQNQKKSLNARAVLLQPPIKVIPVIFLPGVMGTNLMSNDEGKKSVIWRGDSQVGVYWEWARKKGNDRRELLNPNTTKVDNRGDIDQSFYSPLSDDGKMFPTRSERGWGEILSFSYGKFLSVFQGALLDDWQQDLVNYATPARGKGGVLSQLVGRPLSQDKGDEISGESVMTQQELDHFRNFLLPLHVYGYNWLQDNKTSAEGLVNYIDEVIDLYKHEHGHGMAFPAGQEKVIIVTHSMGGLVARYASQILGAKDKILGIVHGVIPDLGSPAAYRRMKVGAGQEGMAGAVLGSTAQELMPVLARAPAPLQLLPSAKYLGGAPWLTVEGVNEDDSDIALPQTRDPFGEIYLNKTLWYRLYEADIIDKDAAVIKSNWAEYNRCIRKVVKPFIENLDDTYHPNSYAFYGDQIDSDGTLSWNRITQVYPKKKGENDLKLPNNYREVPLPLQRAQVYRLGSSNTPGDGTVPVESLNTIRHSSSIKSVLATAVEHQKAYDVSSLKDISKRPALQFTLRAIVKMVHEVPVP, encoded by the coding sequence ATGACGGAAGAAACACAGCAGGGAAACGGTGACGGTCAGCATGTGACCTACATACTGCCGGAGTGGGACCAGCACGGGCTGGTCAACTGGCACGGTATCCAGAACCAGAAAAAATCATTGAATGCCAGGGCGGTGCTGCTGCAGCCACCGATTAAGGTTATCCCGGTGATTTTTCTCCCCGGCGTGATGGGGACGAATTTGATGTCAAACGATGAGGGTAAGAAGAGCGTTATCTGGCGCGGCGACAGTCAGGTGGGGGTGTATTGGGAGTGGGCGCGGAAAAAAGGCAATGACCGTCGGGAGTTGCTAAACCCCAATACCACTAAGGTGGATAACCGTGGCGATATCGACCAAAGTTTCTATTCACCGTTATCCGATGACGGAAAAATGTTTCCAACCCGCAGCGAACGCGGCTGGGGCGAGATTTTATCCTTCAGCTACGGCAAGTTTTTAAGCGTCTTCCAGGGGGCACTGCTGGATGACTGGCAGCAGGACCTGGTGAATTACGCCACGCCCGCACGGGGGAAAGGCGGCGTGTTAAGCCAGCTGGTGGGCAGGCCGCTGTCGCAGGATAAAGGAGACGAGATTAGTGGCGAATCCGTAATGACTCAGCAGGAGCTTGACCACTTCCGGAATTTTTTATTGCCGCTCCATGTCTACGGCTATAACTGGCTGCAGGATAATAAAACTTCTGCCGAGGGGCTGGTTAACTATATCGACGAGGTGATTGACCTCTACAAACATGAGCATGGTCACGGCATGGCCTTTCCCGCCGGGCAGGAGAAAGTCATCATCGTCACTCACTCCATGGGCGGGCTGGTGGCGCGCTATGCCTCGCAGATTTTAGGGGCTAAGGATAAAATCCTTGGCATTGTGCACGGCGTTATCCCTGACCTCGGTTCCCCGGCGGCGTACCGCCGTATGAAAGTCGGCGCGGGGCAGGAGGGGATGGCGGGGGCGGTATTGGGCAGTACGGCGCAGGAGCTGATGCCGGTGTTAGCCCGCGCCCCGGCACCGCTGCAGCTTTTGCCCTCGGCTAAATACCTTGGTGGCGCGCCATGGCTGACGGTGGAAGGAGTTAATGAGGATGACAGCGATATAGCACTGCCGCAAACCCGGGACCCGTTCGGCGAGATTTACCTCAATAAAACCCTGTGGTATCGCCTGTATGAGGCCGATATTATCGATAAGGATGCAGCGGTAATAAAGAGCAACTGGGCTGAATACAACAGGTGTATTCGTAAAGTAGTAAAACCATTTATTGAAAATTTAGACGATACCTATCACCCTAATAGCTATGCGTTTTATGGTGATCAAATAGACTCTGACGGTACGCTAAGCTGGAACAGGATCACCCAGGTTTACCCGAAAAAAAAGGGTGAGAATGACTTAAAACTGCCCAATAACTACCGGGAAGTCCCGTTGCCGCTTCAGCGTGCTCAGGTCTACCGACTCGGCTCATCCAACACCCCGGGTGACGGTACGGTGCCGGTGGAATCACTGAACACTATACGCCATAGCAGTAGCATCAAAAGCGTGCTGGCAACCGCAGTTGAACATCAGAAAGCCTATGACGTCAGCAGCCTGAAAGATATCTCTAAACGACCGGCCCTGCAATTTACCCTGCGGGCGATTGTGAAAATGGTGCATGAGGTCCCGGTTCCATGA
- the pta gene encoding phosphate acetyltransferase: MSRTIMLIPTGTSVGLTSVSLGVIRAMERKGVRLSVFKPIAQPRAGGDSPDQTTTIIRKNSSIPAAVPLAMSRVESLLGSNQQDVLMEEIIANYHENTKDAEVVLVEGLVPTRKHQFASALNYEIAKTLNAEIVFVMSLGNDSPAQLKERIELTQSSFGGSKNKNITGVIINKLNAPVDDQGRTRPDLSEIFDDSTKASVANIDPKQLFANSPLPVLGCVPWSFELIATRAIDMCRHLDARIINEGEIATRRVKSVTFCARSIPHMLEHFRPGSLLVTSADRPDVLVAACLAAMNGVEIGAILLTGGYAIDAPIQKLCERAFQTGLPVFMVDTNTWQTSLSLQSFNLEVPSDDTQRIERVQEYVASHIDADWIESLTAASERSRRLSPPAFRYQLTELARKAGKRIVLPEGDEPRTVKAAAICAERGIATCVLLGNPEEIQRVAAAQGVELGKGIEIVDPEAARENYVARLVELRKSKGMTEVVAQEQLEDNVMLGTMMLERGEVDGLVSGAVHTTANTIRPPLQLIKTAPNSSLVSSVFFMLLPEQVLVYGDCAINPDPNPEQLAEIAIQSADSALAFGIEPRVAMISYSTGNSGAGSDVEKVREATRIAQEKRPDLVIDGPLQYDAAIMADVAKSKAPNSPVAGRATVFIFPDLNTGNTTYKAVQRSADLISIGPMLQGMRKPVNDLSRGALVDDIVYTIALTAIQSKQAEG, translated from the coding sequence GTGTCCCGTACAATCATGCTCATCCCTACCGGCACCAGCGTCGGCCTGACCAGCGTCAGCCTCGGCGTTATTCGTGCTATGGAACGTAAAGGCGTGCGTCTTAGCGTCTTTAAGCCTATCGCCCAGCCGCGCGCTGGCGGCGACAGCCCGGACCAGACCACCACTATCATCCGTAAAAACTCCAGCATTCCCGCCGCCGTGCCGCTGGCCATGAGCCGCGTGGAATCCCTGCTGGGTTCCAATCAGCAGGACGTGCTGATGGAAGAGATCATCGCCAACTACCATGAAAACACCAAGGATGCAGAAGTGGTGTTGGTAGAGGGCCTGGTGCCGACGCGCAAACACCAGTTTGCCTCGGCGCTGAACTATGAAATCGCCAAAACGCTGAATGCGGAAATCGTCTTTGTGATGTCGCTGGGCAATGACTCGCCGGCGCAGCTGAAAGAGCGCATCGAACTGACCCAGAGCAGCTTCGGCGGCAGCAAAAACAAAAACATCACCGGCGTGATCATTAACAAGCTGAACGCACCGGTTGACGATCAGGGCCGTACGCGCCCGGATCTCTCCGAGATCTTCGACGACTCCACCAAAGCCAGCGTCGCGAATATCGATCCCAAGCAGCTGTTCGCTAACAGCCCGCTGCCGGTGCTGGGCTGCGTGCCGTGGAGCTTTGAGCTGATTGCCACCCGCGCTATTGATATGTGCCGTCACCTTGACGCCCGCATCATCAATGAAGGTGAGATTGCCACCCGCCGCGTGAAATCCGTGACCTTCTGCGCACGCAGCATTCCCCACATGCTGGAGCACTTCCGTCCGGGTTCCCTGCTGGTGACCTCCGCCGACCGCCCTGACGTGCTGGTTGCGGCCTGCCTTGCAGCGATGAACGGCGTTGAGATTGGTGCCATCCTGCTGACCGGTGGTTATGCGATTGATGCGCCCATCCAGAAGCTGTGTGAACGCGCCTTCCAGACTGGCCTGCCGGTCTTTATGGTCGACACTAACACCTGGCAGACCTCTCTCAGCCTGCAGAGCTTCAACCTGGAAGTACCCAGCGACGATACCCAGCGTATTGAGCGCGTGCAGGAGTACGTGGCCAGCCACATTGACGCGGACTGGATCGAGTCGCTGACCGCCGCTTCAGAACGCAGCCGCCGCCTTTCTCCTCCGGCCTTCCGCTACCAGCTGACCGAGCTGGCGCGTAAAGCGGGCAAGCGCATCGTGCTGCCGGAAGGCGACGAACCTCGCACCGTGAAAGCGGCGGCTATCTGTGCCGAACGCGGCATCGCCACCTGTGTCCTGCTGGGCAACCCGGAAGAGATCCAGCGCGTGGCCGCAGCTCAGGGCGTTGAGCTGGGTAAAGGCATTGAGATTGTTGACCCGGAAGCCGCACGTGAAAACTACGTGGCGCGCCTGGTAGAGCTGCGCAAGAGCAAAGGTATGACCGAGGTGGTCGCGCAGGAGCAGCTGGAAGATAACGTGATGCTCGGCACCATGATGCTGGAGCGTGGCGAAGTGGACGGCCTGGTTTCCGGTGCGGTTCATACCACTGCCAACACTATCCGCCCGCCGCTGCAGCTGATCAAAACCGCGCCGAACAGCTCGCTGGTCTCCTCGGTGTTCTTTATGCTGCTGCCTGAGCAGGTGCTGGTGTATGGCGACTGCGCCATCAACCCGGACCCGAATCCGGAACAGCTGGCAGAGATTGCGATTCAGTCCGCCGACTCGGCGCTGGCGTTTGGCATCGAGCCGCGCGTGGCGATGATCTCCTACTCCACCGGTAACTCAGGTGCCGGTAGCGACGTGGAGAAAGTGCGTGAAGCGACGCGTATCGCGCAGGAAAAACGCCCTGACCTGGTGATCGACGGTCCACTGCAGTATGACGCAGCGATCATGGCCGACGTGGCGAAATCTAAAGCGCCAAACTCCCCGGTTGCCGGCCGTGCGACCGTGTTCATCTTCCCGGATCTGAACACCGGTAATACCACTTATAAAGCGGTACAGCGCTCTGCGGACCTGATCTCCATCGGGCCAATGCTGCAGGGGATGCGCAAGCCGGTCAACGACCTGTCGCGTGGCGCACTGGTTGACGATATCGTCTACACCATCGCGCTGACGGCGATCCAGTCGAAGCAGGCGGAAGGGTAA
- a CDS encoding pyridoxal phosphate-dependent aminotransferase yields MTPIDKSSKLDNVCYDIRGPVLKEAKRLEEEGNKVLKLNIGNPAPFGFEAPDEILVDVIRNLPSAQGYCDSKGLYSARKAIMQHYQARGMRDITVEDIYIGNGVSELIVQSMQALLNTGDEMLVPAPDYPLWTAAVSLSGGKAVHYLCDESAGWFPDLDDIRSKITPRTRGIVIINPNNPTGAVYSKELLMEVVELARQHNLIIFADEIYDKILYDAAQHHSIAALAPDLLTITFNGLSKTYRVAGFRQGWMVLNGPKKHAKGYIEGLEMLASMRLCANVPAQHAIQTALGGYQSISEFIQPGGRLYEQRNRAWELINDIPGVSCVKPDGALYMFPKIDSKKFNIHDDQKMVLDFLLQEKVLLVQGTAFNWPWPDHVRIVTLPRVDELDMAINKFGRFLSGYRQL; encoded by the coding sequence ATGACCCCAATTGATAAATCCAGCAAACTGGATAATGTGTGTTACGACATTCGCGGCCCGGTGCTGAAAGAAGCTAAGCGCCTCGAAGAAGAAGGTAATAAAGTCCTCAAGCTGAACATCGGCAACCCGGCGCCGTTTGGTTTTGAAGCCCCCGATGAGATTCTGGTGGATGTGATCCGCAATCTGCCAAGCGCTCAGGGCTACTGCGATTCCAAAGGGTTGTACTCGGCGCGTAAAGCGATCATGCAGCACTACCAGGCACGCGGCATGCGTGATATCACCGTTGAAGATATCTACATCGGCAACGGCGTCTCTGAACTGATCGTACAGTCGATGCAGGCCTTGCTGAATACCGGTGACGAAATGCTGGTTCCGGCGCCGGATTATCCGCTGTGGACTGCGGCCGTCTCGCTTTCAGGTGGCAAAGCCGTTCACTACCTGTGTGATGAGTCCGCAGGCTGGTTCCCGGACCTTGATGATATCCGCAGCAAAATCACCCCGCGCACCCGCGGCATTGTGATTATCAACCCCAATAACCCGACCGGTGCCGTTTACAGCAAAGAGCTGCTGATGGAAGTGGTCGAGCTGGCCCGTCAGCACAACCTGATTATTTTCGCCGACGAAATCTACGACAAAATCCTTTACGATGCCGCACAGCACCACTCTATTGCGGCGCTGGCGCCGGACCTGCTGACAATCACCTTTAACGGTCTGTCTAAAACCTATCGCGTCGCGGGCTTCCGCCAGGGCTGGATGGTCCTCAACGGGCCGAAGAAGCACGCCAAAGGCTATATTGAAGGTCTGGAGATGCTGGCCTCCATGCGCCTGTGCGCCAACGTTCCGGCACAGCACGCCATTCAGACCGCGCTGGGTGGATATCAGAGCATCAGCGAATTTATCCAGCCTGGCGGCCGCCTCTATGAGCAGCGCAACCGGGCATGGGAGCTGATTAATGACATTCCGGGCGTGAGCTGCGTGAAGCCAGACGGCGCGCTGTATATGTTCCCGAAAATTGACAGCAAGAAGTTCAATATTCACGATGACCAGAAGATGGTGCTCGACTTCCTGCTGCAGGAAAAAGTGCTGCTGGTTCAGGGCACCGCCTTTAACTGGCCGTGGCCGGATCACGTGCGCATTGTCACGCTGCCGCGCGTTGATGAACTGGATATGGCGATTAACAAGTTTGGTCGTTTCCTCAGTGGCTACCGCCAGCTGTAA
- a CDS encoding YfbU family protein, which yields MDMTHAQRLILSNQYQMMAMLDPDNAARYQRHQTIIERGFGLQMRELDNDFSQLPEAECRTLIAMMEMYHALHISWTNLKEPQGIELRRLVFPGFDAASEGRYLGYVRFLVEVEGRYTHFDAGSHEFDTQVPMWEKYQRMLALWHNCPRQYHLSANEIAQVINA from the coding sequence ATGGACATGACCCATGCCCAGCGTTTAATTCTTTCCAATCAGTACCAGATGATGGCGATGCTCGACCCGGATAACGCCGCGCGTTACCAGCGCCATCAGACCATTATCGAACGCGGCTTTGGCCTGCAGATGCGCGAGCTGGATAACGATTTTAGCCAGCTTCCGGAGGCGGAGTGCCGCACGCTGATCGCGATGATGGAGATGTATCATGCCCTGCATATCTCCTGGACCAATCTGAAAGAACCGCAGGGCATCGAGCTGCGTCGTCTGGTATTCCCTGGCTTTGATGCCGCTTCTGAAGGGCGATATCTTGGCTATGTGCGCTTTCTGGTGGAGGTTGAAGGGCGCTACACCCACTTTGATGCGGGCAGCCACGAGTTTGATACTCAGGTGCCGATGTGGGAAAAATACCAACGCATGCTCGCGCTGTGGCACAATTGTCCCCGGCAGTATCATCTGAGTGCGAACGAGATCGCGCAAGTTATCAACGCCTGA